In Phycisphaerales bacterium, the following proteins share a genomic window:
- a CDS encoding MoxR family ATPase, with the protein MQLPELRLLQNSAAEVVKRCEALRAVMGNLKREIARVIVGQDEIVDLTLVGLFANGHILLEGVPGLGKTLLVRTLSQALLLPFSRIQFTPDLMPADIVGTNIVMENRTTGRRSLEFRAGPVFAQIVLADEVNRATPKTQSALLEAMQERRVTVAGRTYKLNEPFIVLATQNPIEQEGTYRLPEAQLDRFLFKLVVPYATRGEMTRILERTTAGGAPEVKPVIDAEHILQAQQLVRGVVVAEHVQDYAIRLVLATHPRGTDAPAVTNRYVRVGVSPRGAQALILGAKVRAVIDGRFAVSFRDIQQMALPALRHRVMVNFEAEAEDVSSDDVINELVRLVPCEQESDLPAVTVNGR; encoded by the coding sequence ATGCAACTGCCCGAACTGCGCCTTCTTCAGAACAGTGCCGCCGAGGTCGTCAAACGCTGCGAAGCGCTGCGCGCCGTGATGGGCAACCTCAAGCGGGAGATCGCCCGCGTCATCGTCGGCCAGGATGAGATCGTCGATCTCACGCTGGTGGGGCTCTTCGCCAATGGCCACATCCTGCTCGAAGGTGTTCCGGGCCTCGGCAAGACGCTTCTGGTGCGCACGCTGTCGCAGGCGCTGCTGCTGCCGTTCAGTCGCATTCAGTTCACCCCCGATCTCATGCCAGCCGACATCGTCGGCACAAACATCGTAATGGAGAACCGCACGACCGGCCGGCGCTCGCTCGAGTTCCGCGCCGGGCCGGTTTTTGCGCAGATCGTGCTCGCCGATGAAGTGAACCGCGCCACGCCCAAAACGCAGTCGGCTCTGCTCGAAGCGATGCAGGAGCGCCGCGTGACGGTCGCGGGACGCACGTACAAACTCAACGAGCCGTTCATCGTGCTGGCGACTCAGAACCCCATTGAGCAGGAGGGGACGTACCGGCTTCCCGAGGCCCAGCTCGACCGGTTCCTGTTCAAGCTCGTCGTGCCGTACGCGACGCGCGGCGAGATGACCAGGATCCTCGAGCGGACGACGGCGGGAGGAGCGCCCGAAGTCAAGCCGGTGATCGACGCCGAGCACATCCTCCAGGCGCAGCAACTCGTCCGCGGCGTCGTCGTGGCCGAGCACGTGCAGGATTACGCCATCCGGCTGGTGCTGGCGACGCACCCGCGTGGAACCGACGCCCCCGCGGTGACGAACCGGTACGTGCGGGTCGGCGTGAGCCCGCGCGGAGCGCAGGCGCTCATTCTGGGCGCGAAGGTGCGCGCGGTGATCGACGGGCGCTTCGCCGTGTCCTTCCGGGACATTCAGCAGATGGCGCTGCCGGCGCTGCGGCACCGGGTGATGGTGAACTTTGAAGCCGAAGCGGAAGACGTATCGAGCGATGACGTGATCAATGAATTGGTCCGCCTTGTGCCGTGCGAGCAGGAGTCGGATCTCCCCGCCGTGACGGTCAACGGCCGATGA